One stretch of Pongo abelii isolate AG06213 chromosome Y, NHGRI_mPonAbe1-v2.0_pri, whole genome shotgun sequence DNA includes these proteins:
- the LOC129053460 gene encoding testis-specific chromodomain protein Y 1-like: MHHSIAAISHNFHYTSGDEIEEVHPYAEPGEELEAERSGDVETQLTKCWHSNCSNPMSFLMASQEFEVESIVDKRQDKNGNTEYLVWWKGYDEQDDTWEPEQHLRNCEKCILDFNRRQTEKQKKLTWTRTSRIFSNNARRRTSRSTKVGYSKNSPKTLVTDKHHRSKNSKLFAASKIIRRKASSILSDTNNREIINSTIKTLAPESPFNDKKTVSGFQKLEKLDPIAADQQDTVVFKVTEGKLLHDPLSHPGAEQPRIENKTQIHPPMSQMSGSVTASMATGSATQKGIVVLIDPLAANGKTDMHTSVPRVKGGQINITDDSRDQPFIKKMYFTIKLTESASTYRDIVVKKEDGFTQIVLSTRSTEKNALNTEVIKEIVNALNNATVGDSKLVLFSAAGSVFCCGLDFGYFVKHLRNDRNRASLEMVDTIKNCVNTFIQFKKPIVVSVNGPAIGLGASILPLCDLVWANEKAWFQTPYTTFGQSPDGCSTITFQKMMGKASANEMLFAGRKLTAREACAKGLVSQVVLSGTFTQEVMIQIKELASYNQIVLEESKALVRCNIKLELEQANERECEVLRKIWRSAQGTESMLKYVENKTVEF, translated from the coding sequence ATGCACCATAGCATAGCTGCTATTTCACACAATTTTCACTACACCAGTGGTGACGAAATAGAAGAGGTTCATCCATATGCAGAACCTggtgaagaactggaggcagaaaggagtGGCGATGTGGAGACACAACTGACAAAATGTTGGCACAGCAACTGCTCCAATCCTATGTCTTTCCTCATGgcttcccaggagtttgaggttgaaagTATTGTTGACAAAAGACAAGATAAAAATGGGAATACAGAGTATTTGGTTTGGTGGAAAGGTTACGACGAACAGGATGACACTTGGGAACCAGAGCAGCACCTCAGGAACTGTGAAAAATGTATACTTGATTTTAATAGACgacagactgaaaaacagaaaaaactgacATGGACTAGAACCAGtagaattttttcaaacaatgcCAGAAGAAGAACTTCTAGATCTACAAAAGTGGGCTATTCTAAGAACTCTCCTAAAACGCTAGTGACGGATAAACACCACAGATCCAAAAACAGCAAGTTATTTGCTGCCAGCAAGATCATTAGGAGAAAGGCATCTTCAATTCTCTCCGACACAAATAATAGGGAGATAATAAATTCAACTATCAAGACGCTTGCACCTGAAAGCCCCTTTAACGACAAGAAAACTGTGAGTGGCTTTCAGAAACTTGAGAAACTGGACCCTATTGCAGCAGATCAGCAGGACACAGTGGTCTTCAAGGTGACAGAAGGGAAACTCCTCCACGACCCTTTGTCACATCCTGGTGCAGAACAGCCTAGAATAGAGAACAAGACTCAGATACACCCACCAATGTCGCAGATGTCTGGCTCAGTTACTGCTTCAATGGCCACAGGTTCAGCTACCCAAAAAGGTATAGTGGTATTAATAGACCCATTAGCAGCCAATGGAAAAACAGACATGCATACCTCAGTTCCAAGAGTGAAAGGTGGGCAAATAAATATTACTGATGACAGCAGAGACCAGCCTTTTATCAAGAAGATGTACTTTACCATAAAGCTAACAGAAAGTGCCAGCACATACAGAGACATTGtagtgaagaaagaggatggattcACCCAGATAGTGCTATCAACTAGatccacagaaaaaaatgcactgaatacagaagtaattaaagaaatagtTAATGCTCTTAATAATGCTACTGTGGGTGACAGCAAGCTCGTGCTGTTCAGTGCAGCTGGAAGTGTCTTTTGCTGCGGTCTTGATTTTGGGTACTTTGTGAAGCACTTAAGgaatgacagaaacagagcaaGCCTTGAAATGGTGGATACCATCAAGAACTGTGTGAAtacttttattcaatttaaaaagcctattgtTGTATCAGTCAATGGCCCTGCCATTGGACTAGGTGCATCCATCCTGCCTCTTTGTGATCTCGTGTGGGCTAATGAAAAGGCTTGGTTCCAAACCCCTTATACGACCTTTGgacagagtccagatggctgttcaactattacatttcaaaaaatgatgggtaaagcatctgccaatgaaatgttatttgctGGGCGAAAGCTGACAGCACGGGAGGCATGTGCCAAAGGCCTGGTCTCTCAGGTAGTTTTGAGTGGAACTTTCACCCAAGAGGTTATGATTCAAATTAAGGAGCTTGCCTCATATAATCAAATTGTACTGGAAGAATCTAAGGCCCTTGTTCGCTGTAATATTAAGTTAGAGTTGGAACAGGCCaatgagagagagtgtgaggTGCTGAGGAAGATCTGGAGGTCAGCCCAAGGGACAGAATCCATGTTaaagtatgttgaaaataaaactgtTGAGTTTTAA